In Sorghum bicolor cultivar BTx623 chromosome 10, Sorghum_bicolor_NCBIv3, whole genome shotgun sequence, one genomic interval encodes:
- the LOC8062092 gene encoding protein trichome birefringence-like 19 codes for MKKFLEFPYTTHCAIPAAVLLVILALVILPDRETLLPPLLTDGGHGGGGNNLSSSCNIFKGGEWVPDPGAPRYTTETCSVIHGHYDCMRYGRPDLDFVRWRWRPSGCELPRLDAARFLRAVTGKSMAFVGDSLARNQMHSLVCLLARAEQPAAASGTSVFRFERHGFVVSLFWSPFLVRAVETDPDGPTRTGAGLWSLHLDEPDPGWAAPARAGEFDYVVVSAGSWFFRPSVFHVHGRVVGCHGCLAPNVTDLTLRYSLRMAFRTALRAAARSRRTVVVRTLSPSHYEDAGDCARARPLGRGEWEMSAVEKDMYAIQAEEFVAARTASKGVCRMLLLDATEAMALRPDAHPSKYRLWQPDRFNVSRDCLHWCLPGAMDACNDMLIHMLLQYYRD; via the coding sequence ATGAAGAAGTTTCTTGAGTTCCCATACACCACACACTGTGCCATTCCCGCCGCTGTCCTGCTTGTGATCCTTGCGCTCGTGATCCTCCCTGACCGCGAGACGCTGCTACCACCGTTGCTCACCgacggcggccatggcggcggTGGCAACAACCTgtcatcatcatgcaacatcttCAAGGGCGGCGAGTGGGTGCCGGACCCGGGCGCGCCGCGCTACACCACGGAGACGTGCTCGGTGATCCACGGCCACTACGACTGCATGCGGTACGGCAGGCCGGACCTGGACTTCGTCCGGTGGCGGTGGCGTCCGTCGGGGTGCGAGCTTCCCCGCCTCGACGCGGCGCGGTTCCTCCGCGCGGTGACGGGCAAGTCCATGGCGTTCGTCGGCGACTCGCTCGCCAGGAACCAGATGCACTCGCTGGTATGCCTCCTGGCGCGCGCCGAgcagccggcggcggcgtcggggaCCAGCGTGTTCCGCTTCGAGCGGCACGGGTTCGTCGTCTCCCTGTTCTGGTCGCCGTTCCTCGTGCGCGCCGTCGAGACGGACCCGGACGGCCCGACGCGGACCGGGGCGGGGCTGTGGAGCCTCCACCTCGACGAGCCGGACCCCGGGtgggcggcgccggcgcgcgcCGGCGAGTTCGACTACGTGGTGGTCTCGGCGGGGAGCTGGTTCTTCCGCCCGTCCGTGTTCCACGTCCACGGCCGCGTCGTCGGCTGCCACGGCTGCCTCGCGCCCAACGTCACCGACCTCACGCTCCGGTACTCCCTGCGGATGGCGTTCCGGACCGCGCTCCGCGCCGCAGCCAGGTCCAGGAGGACGGTGGTCGTGCGCACGCTGTCGCCGTCGCACTACGAGGACGCCGGCGACTGCGCGCGGGCGCGGCCGCTCGGGCGCGGCGAGTGGGAGATGAGCGCGGTGGAGAAGGACATGTACGCGATACAGGCGGAGGAGTTCGTGGCGGCGAGGACGGCGAGCAAAGGGGTCTGCAGGATGCTGCTGCTCGACGCCACGGaggcgatggcgctgcggccGGACGCGCACCCGAGCAAGTATCGCCTGTGGCAGCCCGACAGGTTCAACGTGTCGCGCGACTGTTTGCACTGGTGCCTCCCCGGCGCCATGGACGCCTGCAACGACATGCTCATCCACATGTTGTTGCAGTATTACAGAGACTAG
- the LOC8065792 gene encoding protein trichome birefringence-like 21: protein MRAKIEQKRSSLRHRLLRILSDLPVHKLHQLVVTPAAASLPALAVVALVLFLATARRPWSFLDAYRSGVSLPASPSSRPHPAAARVRVPSGCDIFRPGEWVPDDDAPYYTNLTCPFIQEHQNCMKYGRPDRGFLRWRWRPDGCDLPRFDAAAFFDAVRNSSLAFVGDSLARNHMQSLMCLLSKVAHPKDISTTTNPEFRTMRYEAYNFTMAIFWSPFLVRGHQPDPRRWMWDIYLDEPDAEWRDAVSGFDRVVLSTATWFTRPAMFYAGGGRVVGCHYCLVRGVPDLTLRYSLRMALRTALRVLTAGPRRIKGTVILRTLSPTSHFEGGEWDRGGDCRRTRPSAANETRVAGLDLDLHAVQVEEFARAKAEAEASGGGTTRLVLMDTTAAMVLRPDGHPSRYGHWPHEKVTLYNDCVHWCLPGPIDAWNDMLLQMLLQDPS, encoded by the exons ATGCGAGCAAAGATCGAGCAGAAACGCAGCAGCCTGCGGCATCGGCTGCTGCGCATCTTGTCCGATCTGCCGGTGCACAAGCTCCACCAGCTCGTCGTCACCCCGGCCGCGGCGTCGCTGCCGGCGCTCGCCGTCGTCGCCCTCGTCCTCTTCCTCGCCACGGCGCGCCGCCCGTGGTCCTTCCTCGACGCGTACCGCTCCGGCGTCTCCCTTCCTGCTTCTCCGTCGTCCAGGCCCCACCCCGCCGCCGCGCGGGTCCGGGTGCCCAGCGGGTGCGACATCTTCCGGCCGGGCGAGTGGGTCCCCGACGACGACGCGCCCTACTACACCAACCTCACCTGCCCGTTCATCCAGGAGCACCAGAACTGCATGAAGTACGGCCGCCCCGACCGCGGCTTCCTCCGCTGGCGGTGGCGACCCGACGGCTGCGACCTGCCCCGCTTCGACGCCGCCGCGTTCTTCGACGCCGTCCGGAACTCGTCGCTGGCGTTCGTCGGCGACTCGCTCGCCAGGAACCACATGCAGTCCCTCATGTGCCTACTGTCCAAG GTGGCGCACCCCAAAGACATCTCGACGACGACGAATCCAGAGTTCCGGACGATGCGCTACGAGGCGTACAACTTCACCATGGCCATCTTCTGGTCGCCGTTCTTGGTCCGGGGGCACCAGCCGGACCCGCGGCGGTGGATGTGGGACATCTACCTGGACGAGCCGGACGCGGAGTGGCGCGACGCCGTGTCGGGCTTCGACCGCGTGGTGCTCTCGACGGCGACCTGGTTCACCCGGCCGGCCATGTTCTACGCGGGCGGCGGGCGCGTCGTCGGGTGCCACTACTGCCTCGTCCGGGGCGTCCCGGACCTGACGCTGCGCTACTCCCTGCGCATGGCGCTCCGCACCGCGCTCCGCGTGCTGACGGCGGGGCCCCGCCGGATCAAAGGGACGGTGATCCTGCGGACGCTGTCGCCGACGTCGCACTTCGAGGGCGGCGAGTGGGACCGCGGCGGGGACTGCCGCCGGACGCGGCCGTCGGCGGCCAACGAGACGCGGGTGGCCGGGCTGGACCTGGACCTCCACGCGGTGCAGGTGGAGGAGTTCGCCAGGGccaaggcggaggcggaggccagCGGCGGGGGAACGACGAGGCTGGTGCTGATGGACACCACGGCGGCGATGGTGCTCCGGCCCGACGGCCACCCGAGCCGGTACGGGCACTGGCCGCACGAGAAGGTGACGCTGTACAATGACTGCGTGCACTGGTGCCTGCCCGGACCCATCGACGCCTGGAACGACATGCTGCTCCAGATGCTCCTCCAGGATCCGTCGTGA
- the LOC8065793 gene encoding tetraspanin-8: MARLSHGFLGALNLVTLLLSLPVLCAGVFFLTRATTTECERALQIPVVAFGCALLLLSLVGLAGACGRRDAAAPFLWVYVVFLFLLVVAVFAFTVFAFVVTSQGAVPSGRGYYREHRLGDYSDWLQARIAEPETWRQVESCLSEARVCGGRLRGAMGQGAMEFYRQHLSPIQSGCCKPPTWCGFRYVNGMFWEAPRPGSSLSSPAAASDGDCRAWSNDQQVLCFECDACKAGVLETVKKKWKTVAIVNVSLLAFLILVYTIGCCALRSRGGSSRSRNGGGPDQT; this comes from the exons ATGGCGAGGCTGAGCCACGGCTTCCTGGGCGCTCTGAACCTGGTGACGCTCCTCCTGTCCCTGCCGGTGCTGTGCGCGGGCGTGTTCTTCCTCACGCGCGCCACCACCACGGAGTGCGAGCGCGCCCTGCAGATCCCCGTCGTCGCGTTCGGCTgcgcgctgctgctgctctcgCTCGTCGGCCTCGCCGGCGCCTGCGGGCGCCGCGACGCCGCCGCGCCGTTCCTCTGGGTGTACGTGGTCTTCTTGTTCCTGCTCGTCGTCGCCGTGTTCGCGTTCACCGTGTTCGCGTTCGTGGTCACCAGCCAGGGCGCCGTGCCGTCCGGGCGCGGGTACTACAGGGAGCACCGCCTCGGGGACTACTCCGACTGGCTGCAGGCGCGGATCGCCGAGCCGGAGACGTGGCGGCAAGTCGAGAGCTGCCTCTCTGAGGCGCGCGTGTGCGGCGGCCGCCTCCGTGGTGCCATGGGGCAGGGCGCCATGGAATTCTACAGGCAACACCTGTCGCCAATCCAG TCCGGCTGCTGCAAGCCGCCGACGTGGTGCGGGTTCCGGTACGTGAACGGCATGTTCTGGGAGGCCCCGAGACCGGGGTCGTCGTTGTCGTCTCCGGCGGCAGCCAGCGACGGTGACTGCCGGGCATGGAGCAACGACCAGCAGGTGCTTTGCTTCGAGTGCGACGCGTGCAAGGCCGGCGTGCTGGAGACTGTGAAGAAGAAGTGGAAGACAGTGGCCATCGTCAACGTCTCCCTCCTCGCGTTCCTCATCCTTGTCTACACGATCGGGTGCTGCGCCTTGCGCAGCAGAGGTGGCAGTAGTCGTTCCCGCAATGGCGGTGGCCCTGACCAAACATGA